A single genomic interval of Arachis duranensis cultivar V14167 chromosome 7, aradu.V14167.gnm2.J7QH, whole genome shotgun sequence harbors:
- the LOC107496942 gene encoding heavy metal-associated isoprenylated plant protein 33: MQCSLFLYKSFCSISQSVQYIKNKLAPLLKAFAEEKKHLLLIFSSQVRMTNLVEVKVGLHCDECIKKILKAIKKIEDIETYNVDKQLNKVIVTGNVTTEEVIRVLQKNGKNATPWEQDLQPQPNC; this comes from the exons ATGCAATGTTCCTTATTTCTATATAAATCTTTTTGTTCAATCTCACAATCTGTTCAATACATTAAAAACAAACTTGCTCCTTTATTGAAGGCCTTtgcagaagaaaagaaacattTGTTACTAATTTTCTCCTCACAAGTCAGAATGACCAAT TTGGTAGAAGTAAAGGTTGGTTTGCACTGTGATGAATGTATCAAGAAAATTCTCAAGGCCATCAAGAAGATTGAAG ATATTGAAACTTATAATGTGGATAAGCAGCTAAACAAGGTCATTGTTACCGGTAATGTGACCACAGAAGAAGTGATTAGAGTTCTTCAAAAGAATGGCAAGAATGCAACACCTTGGGAACAAGATCTTCAACCTCAACCCAATTGCTGA
- the LOC107496943 gene encoding protein EARLY RESPONSIVE TO DEHYDRATION 15, whose translation MEVMSASRSSSSTLNPNAPMFVPLAYRTVEDFSDQWWELVHSSPWFRDYWLRERFQDPQNEAFDFDFDEDAIFRELHQLVDSKFNFYGANVMGVINFDEWQKDAKFVEVPRYAEKAPKIVKNNRVSPRAIHQPR comes from the exons ATGGAAGTGATGTCTGCTTCAAGATCCTCTTCTTCCACTTTGAATCCCAACGCTCCCATGTTTGTTCCTCTTGCTTACCGTACGGTCGAGGATTTCTCTGACCAATGGTGGGAACTTGTTCACTCTTCACCCTGGTTCCGCGACTATTGGCTCCGTGAGCGCTTTCAGGATCCTCAGAACGAAGCTTTCGACTTTGATTTTGATGAAGATGCTATCTTTCGTGAGCTTCATCAACTTGTTGACAGTAA atttaatttttatgggGCAAATGTTATGGGGGTGATTAATTTTGATGAATGGCAGAAAGATGCAAAATTTGTTGAAGTTCCAAGGTATGCAGAGAAGGCACCCAAGATTGTGAAGAACAATAGGGTGAGTCCAAGGGCAATTCACCAACCTAGGTAG
- the LOC107496964 gene encoding arogenate dehydrogenase 1, chloroplastic: protein MSSSSSSSSLKIGIIGFGTFGQFLAKTMIKQGHTLTATSRTDYSQHSLQLGIQFFRDVNEFLEADNDVILLCTSIISLSGVLDSMPISSLKRSSTLFVDVLSVKEHPRELLLRKLPEESDILCTHPMFGPESGKNGWKDLTFMYDKVRIRDEVICSNFLNIFATEGCRMLQMTCEEHDKLAAKSQFITHTIGRTLAEMDAKFTPIDTKGFQTLVQLKDSTMRDSFDLYSGLFLHNRFARQELENLEHALHKVKEMLVQRMSDVLGTEKTA, encoded by the exons AtgtcttcatcatcatcatcatcatctctgAAAATTGGCATCATTGGGTTCGGCACCTTTGGCCAGTTTCTGGCAAAGACTATGATCAAACAAGGCCACACTCTTACAGCTACTTCAAGAACTGATTACTCCCAACACTCCCTCCAACTTGGCATCCAATTCTTCAG GGATGTGAATGAATTCCTTGAGGCTGATAATGATGTCATACTCCTATGCACATCCATTATTTCTTTATCTGGGGTTCTTGATTCTATGCCAATTTCTTCTCTGAAGCGATCATCAACACTCTTTGTTGATGTTCTTTCAGTCAAAGAGCACCCAAGAGAACTTCTTCTGCGG AAATTGCCAGAGGAATCAGACATTCTCTGCACTCATCCCATGTTTGGCCCAGAAAGTGGTAAGAATGGGTGGAAGGATCTCACTTTCATGTACGATAAAGTTCGAATTCGAGATGAAGTTATCTGCTCTAATTTCCTCAACATTTTTGCAACCGAG GGTTGCAGGATGCTACAAATGACATGTGAAGAACATGATAAACTTGCTGCTAAGAGCCAATTTATCACACACACTATAGGAAG gACATTGGCAGAAATGGATGCTAAATTCACACCTATTGATACAAAGGGCTTTCAGACACTTGTTCAATTG AAGGACAGCACCATGAGAGATAGTTTTGATCTGTATAGTGGATTATTCTTGCATAACAGATTTGCTAGACAAGAG CTGGAAAACCTAGAACATGCCCTACACAAAGTGAAAGAGATGCTGGTTCAAAGGATGAGTGATGTGCTGGGTACAGAGAAGACTGCATAA